From the genome of Eublepharis macularius isolate TG4126 chromosome 4, MPM_Emac_v1.0, whole genome shotgun sequence:
tTATCTGCTCTCTAGCGTGTCTGTAGTATCTGACACCTTTTCTGTTTTAAGCTTCCTCAGATCCGAGTGCCTGAGCACATGCAGAGTGCGCTGGCAGCACAAGCCACCTCCCCTGGGGCCACCCGTTTGCAATatgcagaagcccccccccccctcactcctGGCCCCTGCCTCCATCCCTGGGAGATGCTGCCTTCTGGGCCCCCTCTTGCTTTGTCCTCAAGCGCCAATGAAGTTTCTGTAGAAGGAGCAAGACACAAGCGCTGGCCGCCTCTCTATGCCTCTGCCTGGCACTGGCTTCCCAGGGCAGGCCCTGCCCCAGAGATCTCAAGAGGTTTTGAAATGGGGTCTTCTGGCAGGCCAAGTTCTTCCAATGAGCTGTGTCCCTTCAGCAGGTAGAGAAAGATGGCTCCCGCTCTGCCTGAAGGCCAGGAGGAGGCAGCCGCGTTCACGCACTGAGCAAGCACAGCTAGTCATCAAAAGGGGCACAACCCCTCCTAGACTATCGGAAGTGAGGCAGAGGAGAGCAGAACTCCCTGCAGCCTCCCCCCTTGTCTCTGTCCcccggagagagagagagcacgctCACTTCCTGGGCTAGGGGCTGCTGTGTCCAAGTCAGACCCAGGTCTCATCCTATTCAAAATGGAAGCGACAAgggttgaatgaatgaatgaatgaatttgcgGTCAGAGGCCATTAccatggcaatacatccttagcagTCAATAGAAgagttaaatccagcgtaaaagtGTAAAGGACACGGAagaatacatttagcatttaaaaatcttatcttaaaatgtatatagttctctgggaactgcagtaattctaatatttaaaacattgacgttaaaatcgtaaaaaaagcaggacagactatgtatggctatgctTTTTATtgtggaatttaaccaaatggagacagaatttggctatttgcctggagatagctggattttcatcaattagagaactttctccaggcaggccttatttgcctctgcaattggtgtgtgTAAGAGTGGGggaataaacttgtccctatagacttgatggaaaggacagcaaaagaacacatgaataagtgattccacttcaccagtgGAGCAGCGGCAGCGTCTGTCCTCATATGGGaccttttatatttatattttatatttcccTTCAATGGTCAATGacttcacatcgggccagggtgaaagctgaGCAGGATCCCACCACCACAATGactgaaggaagggagaaaagagcaagagtccagtagcaccctgaaGAATAACAAAACTGGTGGTAGGGTGTGAGGTTTCGTGAGGcatagctcactttttcagaagggtgctactggactcttgctttttttctcctgctgtaaaccaacatggctacccgtcttAAATGAAGGGAGCATGCGTGGATGGGGGCTTTCCGTGGGGTCAgctagcagttttccccaggccagtttggctagggaccctgatggtgttttgccatcttctgggcgtgcagtaagggtcacttgggtgtgtgtgtgtgtggggggggggactcaatttcctgcattgtgcaggaggttggactagatgaccctagaggtccccttccaaccctgtgattccaATGGAAACCAACAGGACGCGGCTGCCTTGTGCTGAATGAGAATCTGGGCAGAAGCCCCCCGGCAGCAGCCTTCCACACCACCTCCTGGGGGACTGAACCGGGGACTTCCTGCCCACAAAGCAGGTGCTCCGCCACCAAGCCACAGCCCCGTCCCCTGCAAAGCCCTGCAGAGCATCCTcggaccacccccacccccacccccgctgcttCCTCTCACGGGCTCTCAGTCCAAggaatttccttttgccctccaAGGAGGGAGGAGGCACAGAGTGGAGTGCGGCCGTCCCCCTCTCCCCATGTCCCCTGAGGCGGTTAGGAGACAGGGCAGAAACTTGACCCGGCTTTATTTCAGACAAAGAGCAGACTAACATGTACAGCGCGACACAGAGCTCCCcctatccccccctcccctcaggccTTGGCAGCCACTTTGGCCTGCGCCTTCTGGAACTCCTGCTGCAGCCGCGCAAGCGTCTCCCGCTGCTGCTCCGATTTCTTCTCGTACTCCTGCATCTGCGAGTCGTACCGCTTGCtgcgaaagagagagagaggaggaggccaCGTTTGCAGAAACCTGAGGCTGGGCTCCCCTGGATGGCAGGGGGTGCGCTTAAGCAGGTGCGTCCCCTGAAGCCACTTCAGGGCAACCCTCCCTCCCGCGTTGTTGCTGAAGGGCTGAGCCCTCGGTCGTATTGACCCTGCTCTGTGTCATCTGCCTCGAGTCCCAGCGAGAAAGGCAAACGATAAGTAAAAGCGCCGGTATGATGAGGCTGAggggtccatctggtccagcacgACGGCAGGAAGGGAACGGCCTCCCTGGCCCCTGCCCCTTGGTAATATAcagcctctaaacatggaggctcCGTTCCGTTACTGGGGCCAATGGGGCTGATTCTCTTTTAAAAGCTGTCTCTAGCACCATATTCAGAAAGCATTTTCCTAAGCCGGGAACTTGGCAAGAGACTCTTAattggaaggagggggtgggaatCTCTCTGTCCTCCTCCATTCATCCCTTACTCATCTTAacacagaatatatatatatgtacagaTCAAGAGAACTCCCAGAGAGGACTCTCTCCCAAAGCGCATCATTCTACagttaatcccccctccccaacagccCACCACCCAGCCAGGTCCCCATGGAAAGGAGCTGCAGAGGGGCGCACAAGAGGCTTGCCTTCCACACCACGGGCTTTGGCTCTGCTGGTTGGCCTGGTCACTGCAGCTGGGGCTGGCTGTTCCAAATAAAGAAGCCCTTCCTCATATTTAGCTCACCTCTGAAGGGCTGGCCTCTACTGGCCTCCCACCACAGTGTCTGTCTCCCTGCCAGGTCACACGTCAGGCACATCCAAGCTGTCCATCAGTCATTCCCCACCACACACTAGCCTGGCTGCACAGGCTATATAGACAGCTCCCTTAGGCATGTTCATGGGGTGGAGAGAGACGGCTGTTAGCCGAgacagctaaatggaacttccatattcagtGGCAGTGCACCTCTGACCGCCAGGTGTTGACTTTCCTGCCCGGCTTGTGGGCTTCCCAAGGTCACCTGTTCAGTCCCCCAGGAAGCTGGGTTCTAGACTAGATGGGGGCCCACCTTGGATCCAGGAGGGCTGTTCTTTGGTGGTGAGATCATCAAGCATTCCTAGAGCAGCCCCTTAGCAGATGCCTCCCCGACTTACATTTCCCCTGCGATGTAGTCCAGCCGTTTCCCCACGGTGGCCTTTGCCTCTCCCGTGTCCTGCTTCACCAACACGGGGCCAATCAGCTTGTAGACAGAGTTAGACGAGTCCAGGAGGTCCAATTCCTAGAGGAAACAAACAGGAAGAGAGCTTGAGGGGCGGGCAATGCAAAGGGAGAAGGCCCAGAGGAGGAGGGCGGCCCAGGGACTCACCTCCTTCACGATGTTGTTCTCAGTCAGCTGCGCCTCCAGTTTTTGCCGGGCTGTCATGCATTTGCTGAGGTCTAGAAGGGAGTGGGGAGTGAGGGATGTTCTCATAAATCCCACTGGCAGACATTTGCTCCCAAGCCTTACGCACAGGAGGACACCCCAGCATGTGAAACGCCTGGAATCTGTTTCCAAAGGCCGCTTCTCCCCCTGAGCCCCAGGAACGCTCTGGGCTTCTGAGAGGCAGGTTCGGGTGCACCCCTCGAGGATACTGACAACTCCCTGCTATCAAAGCCAAGTCCCCCAGGTGACCAGTGCCTTCCCAtccctgccttcccacccacccaacaCTGACACAGAGCATGTCAGAGTTTTGCCCCATTAGAGAAGCGGTCAAGCCCAAACCAGGCTGTCTTCTGGAAGCCCCACCCGACCCCTTGGCAGCCTCAGAAGAAGAGCAGCAGCCAGTGGCGGGGAGACGGAGGGGTGCCAGTCACACCCACCGGTTTCTAGGGGCTTCCAGAAGCATCTGGGTAGCCCCCGATGGGAACAGGGCACTCGTTCCCCTAGATTCTGATGTCTGCATTTCGCTTTGAGAGGAGCCTAGTCAGttggggggcgggagggggggcggTATGCTCTAGCCCATGTTTTGTTATGGGGTATAAGAGATTACGGGTCCCTGCCCCGAGGCGCTTCCAGTTTAGAACATGCAGACCAGACAGCACAAAGGGAGGCCATAAGCCCGAGAAGAACTGGCTTCCATCCCGCCCGTGTCAGCTTTGTTTCCGTGGGTTGGTGGGGGGATGATGAGGCCCCTTTgtgtccccgctggggagaaagacgGGATAGAAacacagtaaataaataaggttGGGGCGGAGGGGGGGTACCTTTCTGGACCTGCTGGTACTTCTCCAGCTCCCCCTGGAGCTTCTTCTGCAGCGCCTCCGCCATGGCCGCCTGCggagagaaaggggggagggggagcccctcagcacaaggggggaggggaggggagggcaggaagtcccccccaccccccaccccagcatggCAGGGGGAGCCCCCCCAAGGAGGCTCGGCCAGCGGGCAGCCCATGGGAGGGGGGctgcgagggagggagggagacaggcCCCCCCCACTCGCTCCCCTCCCtcaagcaaaggggggggggtcgccttaggtgggggagggggcggcTCTGCCCCCAACTGCCACTCGCCCCGCCCGCGCCAGCCCCGCCCCGCttgaccctccccccccctcccacgccGGAAGGCAGCGGCCGCCCTCCCGTCCCCACGGAGACTCGCCTCGCCCGCCCGCTTCCTCCGCCTCAGGCAACCCGCGCCACGGCCGAGGGAGACGGGACCGGAAGTAAACGGGAAGCGCTCGGCGGTCACTTCCGCCCGGAACCAAGATGGCGGCGGAGGGTATGGGCCCGAGCCTCGGCCTGGGGGCGGGGCTTGCGAGGCGTTCGGAAGACACGTGGGGCGGCGGCCCGGCCGCGAGCGCTGCTGGGAGCGCAGGTGCAAACTACGGGGGGCGGAAGGGCTCAAACCCCCTCGGATTGGGCGGGCGTGgcaggtggggcgggggggggcagcacaAGGCGGCGACTCCCGTTGCCATTTGCGGGGTTCTTTGGGGGTTCGTTCCCGTATTTTGCGGCGTGCGTCTCTAAAGAAGATGCCAGACCCCCCAAAAAAGCGTGGGACGTGTGAAAGACAGCAGAGAACGGAATTTTAGGGACGGAAAGATGCAACGAGCAGGCTTCCCCGAACCCTCTCCTTGCTGAAACGCTCCCGGCAACAGCACGGAACAGGCTGGAAGGGGCGCTTCGGAAGGCGGGGAGCAAGCACGACCCCGCCCGCCTGGCTGCTGCTGCGCAAGAGCCGAGAAGGGCCCCCCCCCGCCTGTGCGCTGcgaccccttccctctcccttccccagccCCCATTTCCCGGGACCTCCCGGTTACCGCGGTTAcactttcattcatttcattgaTTGGATTCACTAGTATATGGCCTCAATTGTGTGGTCTTATGCTCATGCAATACTTGTTGCACATATTTATGTTTAAGCAACTGTTTCATGTTATGTATGTTTTGGGCTTTACACAGCCTTTCTTTACTCTTATGTAGCCTTTTTCCCCCCCTTGCTTTTTCCACGGGGTGGCTCAGGTGTGTACCGGGGCTTCTGTTAAGTGTTATTGACTGAATTTACGAGTTTGTtcactatttattatttattattttcagatTTACTTTGTacttatttttcatgtttttgtAGTTAGTTGGTCACGTTTCTTGTTATTTAGTTTGCTTTCCACTCCAGAGCAATAAAAGCTGAGGAAGGGGGAAGTTGGATTTCTATCTGGGAAGTTGTGGAAGGGGGAGGTTAAAGCCCCTTTGTTAACTCTGCAGCCCTCCCCCACAAAGAACCCAGACCAAGTGGAAGAGATCCACTGGCACGTGCCGTCTAGCTTGGTCTTTTTTGCACCCCCAGACATATTGCCCCTTGCTTCTGTGCCTGTCTTTTCTAGATCACTGAACACCTCCTGCACCTGCCAGGGGTGAGTGATTAGAGATTCGAGTCCAGAAACACATCAAAGACCAGCTAAGCCACCACTGGAGAGAAACTGGTGGGTGAAGGGCAGGAAACTAACCTGCTGAAGCAGGGCAGGGCACTAATCTTCTTGGGTCTTTTGACCCTCCTCTGCTTCCCTTTGGACACCTCCGGCTGTGATCTCCTTCTGcacctgcagccccctccccagcatgaAAGAGGGGCAGAAAA
Proteins encoded in this window:
- the PFDN6 gene encoding prefoldin subunit 6, which codes for MAEALQKKLQGELEKYQQVQKDLSKCMTARQKLEAQLTENNIVKEELDLLDSSNSVYKLIGPVLVKQDTGEAKATVGKRLDYIAGEIKRYDSQMQEYEKKSEQQRETLARLQQEFQKAQAKVAAKA